CAATTCATCGTAAATTTTTGTGGGATTGATGGCGTAACGCCTATCATGACCCGGACGGTCTTCAACATAAGTAATCAGGGATTCCGGCTTCCCTAACTCATGCAAAATGGTTTTTACTACCTCCAGATTGCTACGCTCATTATGCCCACCAATATTATAGACTTCTCCTTCACGGCCTTTGCGCATTATTAAATCGACCGCCCGGCAATGGTCTTTCACATATAACCAGTCACGTATATTAGCTCCATTCCCATACACCGGCATTGGTTGATTGCCCAAAGCCCTACTTATCATCAAGGGAATAAGTTTTTCAGGAAAATGATATGGTCCGTAGTTATTACTGCATCTAGAGATGCTCACTGGCAGCCCATATGTCCGGTGATAGGCTGATACTAATAGATCCGCCGAAGCTTTGGAGGCCGAATAGGGACTTGATGCGTGCAACGGCGTCTCTTCTGTGAAAAACATATCGGGCTGATCCAATGGCAGGTCCCCATATACTTCATCTGTAGAAACCTGATGATAACGTTTAATACCATATTGGCAGCAGGCATCCATCAACACCCCTGTTCCAATTACATTGGCTCGTAGGAAAAGTCCCGGATCTTCAATACTGCGATCAACATGGCTTTCAGCAGCAAAGTTGACCACGATGTCCGGTTCTTCTTCCTCAAATACTCTATAAACCGCGTCCCTGTCAGCAATATCAACTTTTGAGAAGTGAAAATTTGGATTTTCTAGCGCTTCTTCCAATGTCAATAAGTTTCCGGCATAAGTTAGCTTATCTAAACAAATGATTCGGTCATCAGGGTGTTCCGCAAGTTCCAGATAAATAAAATTACTTCCGATAAATCCCGCACCGCCTGTTACAATGATCGTTAGTCCATTTTTTACGTCCATTATTCTTTCTCTCCCACTGCTATAGAGTTCAGATACTGCCCATAAGAAGAGTTTCCAAAACGTCCAGCCGCCTGGAGTAGTTGCTTTTTGTTAATCCAACCCATCCGATAAGCTATCTCCTCCGGAGCTGAAATCTCCACATTCTGTCGTTTCTGCATCATATGTACAAAAGACGATGCTTCTATAAGGCTGTCCATCGTTCCCATATCAATCCATGAGAACCCTCTGCCCAGGAGGTAAACATTCAGCGAATCAGCTTTCAAATACAGATTGTTCAAATCAGTTATTTCCAGTTCACCCCTGCCGGAAGGTTTCAATTGCTTTGCCAAATCCACGACCCTGTTGTCGTAGAAATACAAACCTGTCACACAGTAATTACTTTTCGGTTCCTTCGGCTTTTCCTCGATGGAAATCACTTTATGGTTTTCATCAAATTCTATAATCCCGAATCTTTCTGGGTCATTCACATAGTATCCAAAAATAGAGGCGACCCCATTTTCAGCACCTATGACAGCTTTCCCTAAAAGGTCACTGAACCGGGTACCATAAAAAATGTTATCGCCCAGAATAAGAGCGCAACTATCTCCCTCTAGAAAATCCTCCCCCAACATAAATGCCTGGGCAATACCGTCCGGAGAAGGCTGCTCTTTGTACGATATATGTATCCCGTACTGCTTACCATCGCCCAACAGTTTCTTAAAATTAGGCAGATCTGTTTTTGTAGAGATAAGCAGAATGTCCTTAATTCCTGCAAGCATCAGAGTGGACAAGGGGTAAAAAATCATTGGTTTGTCATAGATAGGCAGTAATTGCTTACTTATAATCATCGTCAAAGGATATAATCTTGTTCCTGAACCCCCTGCTAAAATAATTCCTTTCATTTTAACCACTCCTAAAATAAGCAAATTAAAATTTATCAGAGAGTTGATCTCCTACCATCAGAATTCAACATTGAAACCTATATTTTTTCAAATTCATAATCCATTATGGTTTTTCTGAAAATTAGATTAATGGCATTTTGCATAAAGTGCTTTGCCTTGAATATATTATTGAATATTTTATGCCCTATTTCTTTGCCCAAATGAATACCTTTAAGCTATTCGAACGCATGAACTTGGCATATCCTAGAGAAGTACTCTTAAAAGCAAAATGCGGTATTATAAATTACACTTAAGAACCAGATACTGGCTCTTACTATCCCTTAATCATTTAAAATTTAAATAAAAAAACGCAAAGCCAATATACTAGGGGCGAATTCTCGCCCCTAGTATATTGGCTTTGCGTTTTAAGCTTTAACATTAATGAACAATTCCATGTTTATTAGCATAAAGAGCTGCTTGCGTGCGACAGCTCAGTCCCAGCTTACCAAAAATTTGGCTGATATGCTTTTTCACTGTATATTCCGTAATAAAAAGTCCTTTACCTATTTCTTTGTTATTTAAACCCTTGCCTAACATGGCCAGAACATCCAGTTCCCTCGTTGTTAATTGTTCCATATTATTTAACTTTTCTTGTTTCATCAAAATTTCCATAATAGATGGATCATAATACTTCCTGCCTTTACTGACAAGCCGAACAGCATTTACTATTTCTTCAGGCATAGCATCCTTTATAATATATCCATCAACCCCAAACTCAGATGCCCGTTTAAAGTCACCAGGATCCAACGACGAAGTCAAAATTATTACCTTACAATTAGGATTTAAATTTTTAACATCTGAGATTAGATCAAAACCACACTCATCCTTTAGCTTTAAATCAAGAAAAATGATCTCAGGGTTTAATCTAGAGATAATGTCACGTGCTTCGTCAATGCAAGAAGCTTGCCCAATAAATTCAAACTCCTCTTCTAAGTTTAGAATCGCCATTAACCCCTGCCTTGATAAGGGATAATCATCAATAGACACTAAAGTCAAGATGCTTCCTCCTCATAAGTATTTTCACTGGTTATCTTTGCACGATTGTTCGGAATAGTGATACTTATTTGAGTGCCTTGCCCCAAATAGCTTTTGATCGATAAACTAGCATTGATGGAATGTACTAACCTAGAAATATTGCATAACCCTAAGCCTCGGTGTTCCTTGGAGCTGTTATTCGGCTCAAAACCAACACCATCATCCGTGATTATAAAACGTATCTCCGATCCTTCGTTAATGATCTCAATACTCAGATTTTCACAATGCCCATGTTTAATAGCATTGCTTGCTGCTTCACAAACAATTCGATACACTGTTTTTGCCTGAAGGCTTTCTATGTTTTCAATTTCTTCACTCATCTGCAACGTAACAGAAATCCCATGAAGCTTCGCAGACTCATCTAGGTAACGCTTTATTTTCTGAAACCATTGTTTATTAGAGGTAAACTCAAGGGAGTAGATTATTGAACGCAGGTTTCTGAGAGCTTGATTAACAGTACTTGAAATAAGACTTAGTTGTTCCCTTTCTTTTTCATTAACATTAGCTAACCGTGATAAGACAGATGCAGCACAAACAGCACTAAACAGCTGTCCGGAAATAAGATCATGAATTTCTTCACCTATTCGTTTTCGTTCCATTTCAACTATCGACTTAACTGTGATATTTTCCGTGTGTAACTTGTCAAAAATGATTGTACTTAATTCCGAAAGAACTTTGACGTTTTGCAGAAGTCTTTCCTTAGACTTGACACTAGCAGTCTGGTCCCAAAAAACTCCTATTAATCCATAAAAACGTAAAGCCGTTTTAACTGGGACTATATAATACCATGAGTCTACGAGTTTAACCATCGTAGCTTCTTCCTCGTTGCGAAGATTATTCATGATTTGTCCTAGCTCATCAGCAATTGTATCTTGAAGTAGTTTATTTTCCGGAGTCAACAGGGTATAGCTTTCAACTCCTTCTTGGGGAGCTACCCATAAGATAGTCGAACTAACTTCCGTTAGGTTAAGGATATATTCACATAACTTACGCCCAATATCGACAGGATCATTTAAACTCTTTTGAAAGTCTATATTCTCCACCCCTTTCTAAAAAGTCACTCGCGTCTTTGCCATTCAACCTAGAAATTCTTGTTCATCTATTAAAAGGCACACTCTAATATAAGTGTGCCGGGTTCACGTTTGACTCCTTGCAATTCATTGTCTCACACATGGTACTAGGATTTGAGTTTTCTTTGATAAAGTAAGGTATTTATACTTTAATAGCTAAGCTCATTATACTATAGTATAGTGAACAATCAACCATTTTTTTCCACAAGCATTATTGACCATTCGATTATGTCTATAACTTTTCCACATATTCCCAAACCTTTAACCCATTGTACTTTTTTATTCCTCATTAATGGACGATTTTTTGTCTTACAACTTTTTATAGGTTTTCCAAAATAACGATCAACGGTCTATGATATCAATTGAAATAGTGTACAAATCTTTACCCAATCTAAATACTGTTATTTAAACAGATACCCCACTATGCACACTTAAAAAGCATAGTGGGGTATCTCCTTTTTTACTGTTATTGCCTCTTATTCTCGGGGCTGCCTGCCGGCAGGTAAGGAATACTTCCCCTAGGCTCGTTGTTTACGGAATGGGCATAAGCATCGCCGTCTATTTATTGATTATGGCCATGCATGTGCATTGGAATGCCACTAGGCATTTTTAATTACCTCAATCGGGTTTAATTTGATACACCTAAGGGCAGGAAAAATGGCTGTTGACATTGAAGCCACAAAGAAAATAAGGATCGATAAGGCGATAAACCTGTAATCCACTGTAACACTGACAACAGGTGATCCCTGGGCAGTCACAATGTAGCGATTGAATCCTCTCAGAAAGACGGTCAGGAAACCAAGGCTAAGGACGATTCCGCCGAGACTAAGCAATAACGCTTGAAAGACAAAGACTAGGCTTGCCGAAAAGTCCGTAATACCCATGGCCTTTAAGATCCCAACTTGTTTTGATTTTTGAAAAATGTTAATGGTTAATATATTGAGGATACTTATAATGGTAGCCAGTATAATGAAAAATTGGATGACAAGAGTTACTATTTTTTGGCCAATGATCGCACTGACGATTAACTGATTCTCGTCTTTCCAATTAGAAACATCTAACTCGTCCCCTGCCAGGGCACTTTTAATCCGGTCACTGACAACATCTGCTTGAAACGGATCGTGAATCCCTAATTCAATCTCAGTCACTTTATCACCAAAACCGATGAAGTTTTGCGCGGTCGTCAAATTTGTAATCACCCAGGCTTTATTAATATTAGAAACTCCGAAATCATACAAGCCAACAATTTTTATCGTCACCGTTTGTCTGCCCAGGGTTAAGATACTGACCTCATCCCCGACATTGACACCTAAGCGCTCAGCTAATTCTTTGCCGAGTAAAATCTCATTGTCATTAACCGGTGAACTTCCTTGGTAAATTGACGCTGTAATGTTATAAAGACCTGCGGTATCTGTGATATTAAACCCCCGCATAAGTATAGGAATGGTCATTTTCCCAAGTTTTATCCACGCTTGGCTATTGGCATCCGGGGATACAGCGTTTACTTCCGGAAAATTCCTTCTGATCCTGTCCACTTCCTTCTGCCAGTCACTAAATCCTCCACTTTTGGAGTATATAGTAATATGAGGGCTATAAGCTAATATTTTATTCACTAAGGTTTTTTCAAGGCCTTGACTGACAAGACCGATAAAAGTCTGCACGGAGACTCCTATGGCTATGCCAAAAATAACTAAGATTGTCTGTAATTTTTTATCAAGCAGAAAGCGCCAGGCGATTTTTAAAGGTAACATTCCTTAATAGCCCGCAACCTTATCACTGATGTCAGGATACATCCTTTTATAATAATTGGCATAATCACCAGAGTTGATGTTTTCCATCCACTCCCTATTCTCCAAATACCAATCAATAGTCTCTTTTATCCCTTGCTCAAAGGTATAAGCCGGTTCCCACCCCAGCTCAGTTGTAATTTTTGTATTATCCATAGCATATCTTCGATCGTGTCCGGGACGATCTTTAACGTGTTTAATTAAGTCTTCCGACTTGCCAAGAGTATTAATAATCAATTTGACAATTTCTATATTGGTTTTTTCATTATTTCCGCCAATATTATAGACCTCTCCGTCCTTTCCTTTGTGAAGAACGGCATCAATAGCAGTGCAGTGATCTGATACATGCAGCCAGTCTCTTACTTGCCTGCCATCGCCATAAACAGGAAGCTCTTTTTCTTTAAGACAGTTATTGATCATAAGCGGAATCAGTTTTTCCGGGAACTGATATGGCCCATAATTATTACTGCACCTTGTTATATTGACGGGTGTACCAAAAGTTTCATGATAAGCTCTTACAAGCAGATCGGCACTGGCTTTGGAGGCAGAATAGGGACTATTTGGCATCAGCGGCATCGTCTCCACAAACCTACCTGTCTCACCTAAAGCTCCGTAGACTTCATCGGTTGATACTTGAACGAACTTTACTCCAGGTTTGTATCTCTTGCAATGCTTATCATTAGGCCTTATCTTCCAATGCTTCTTTGCCACATCCAGCAAAACTTGTGTCCCAATAACATTAGTGGTTAAGAACACTTCCGGTTCTTCGATACTTCTGTCAACATGTGACTCTGCGGCAAAGTTTACAACGGTATCGATATTGTAGGTTAAAAATATCTCTTCCATCCTTTGTCTGTCCCTAATATCTGCTTTAATAAATGAATAGTTATAGTGATCGGATATAGCTTGTAAGTTCTCCAGATTCCCTGCATAGGTCAAGGCATCAACATTAATAATTTTATAGTTAGGGTACTTATACAGCATTATTTTTATAAAATTGCTGCCAATGAAGCCGGCGCCTCCTGTAACTAAAATAAATTTCATTATAAAACTTCTCCTTTAACTCTTGCTTCAATTCTGATTTTAACTTTAACCTTGGCTCTAACTTTAATCTGAAATATAATTAAGAACTTTTACTCACTTAGCAACGATAAAATGTACTTGCCGTAGTCTGTCATTTTCAAGCTTTCGCCAATAACTTTTAAGTCCTGCTCATCAATGAATCCTCTCCGCCAGGCAATCTCCTCTAAACAGGCTATATAGAATCCTTGCCTGGACTGGACGGCCTCAACATACTCGGCAGCTTTTTGCAAGCCGTCAGGGGTACCTGTATCCAGCCAAGCCATACCCCGGCCCAGCAAAATAACATCAAGCTCCCCTTGTTCAAGATAAGCATTATTGACGGCAGTAATTTCAATTTCGCCCCGTTCAGAAGGCTTAACATTTTTAGCTATCTCAGCAACCTGATTATCGTAAAAATATAACCCCGGAACAGCATAATTTGATTTTGGTTTGCTGGGTTTCTCTTCAATCGAAATCACTTTTCTATTGTTATCGAATTCAACAACCCCAAAGGATCGCGGATCTTTCACAGGATAGCCAAAGATGTAAGCACCCTGTTTTAATTCACTGGCCTTATTAAGCAAGCGCACAAAGTCTTGTCCATAGAAAATATTGTCGCCCAAAATTAAGCAAACTCTGTCACCGGCAATAAACTCTTTGCCAAGTATAAAGGCATCGGCAAGCCCTCTGGGAGATTCTTGTACTTTATAGCAAAGTTTAAGTCCCAACCTGGAACCATCTTCAAACAGCTTTTCATAGAAAGGTGTATCCTCTGGCGTTGATATAATGAGTATCTCTCGAATACCTGCCATCATTAAGACAGAAAGAGGATAATAGATCATGGGTTTATCGTAAATAGGCAATAATTGTTTAGACACAGCCCTTGTCATAGGATACAACCGGGTTCCTTTGCCTCCCGCAAGAATTATACCTTTCATCCTTTTCCCTCCAATTCTATGATTAAGTCAACAGTTAAGCCAACTTGCTCAGCCGTTATTGCAAAATAATCCTACAAATCCTATCCACGTCTTCAACCGTCAAGTCAGCATACAGCGGCAGGGTTAGTACATTCTCAGCTATCCTCGTGGCCACAGGTGTTTTCTGCAGTTCAAACATCCCCTTATAGGCCTCAAAATCATTAGTAAGGGGATAAAAATATTTTCTTGCCAATATATCGTTTTTCTCAAGCAGAGCAGCAACCTCATCCCTGTTCATGCCAAATTCTTTCTTATTAAACATCACAGGAAAATAACTATAATTAGGGGTAATATCCTTCTGGGGATCGCATAACCTCAATCCTTTGACTCCTGACAGCAATTCACGGTATCTCTGCATTGCTCGCCCCCGCTTGGCAATCTCCTCGTTGATATGCCGCAGGTTACACAGACCCATTGCCGCATGGATTTCAGTCATCTTGGCATTGGTTCCCACGATTGGCACTGATTCTGGCCCAACCATGCCAAACTGACGGAGCCTTGCAAGTACCGGCGAGTACTTGGAATTACTGAATGTCAAACCACCACCTTCAACAGTATGGAAGACCTTCGTAGCATGGAAACTAAACATTGACATGTCCCCGAAATTTCCGACAGCCCTATCCTTTACCTTCACACCAAAGGCATGGGCTGCATCATAGATAACCTTTAGATTGTATTTTTTGGCTAGGGCAGCGATGGTATCTACATCACAAACATTGCCATACACATGAACCGGCATGATTGCTGATGTTTTTTCAGTGATAAGCGCCTCAATTTTACTCACATCAATGGTATAGTCATCTTCATTGATGTCGCAGAACACCGGAGTTAAGCCCTGACGAACGATAGCCTGGGTGGTGGATGCGAAGGTAAATGGAGTGGTTATTATTTCGCCGGACAAACCCAGGGCGTTAATGGCAAGTTCAAGGGCAAGATGCCCATTAGCAAATAAGGAAATATTATCAGCTTCCAGGTATTCACATAGTTTCTCCTCTAAAGCTTGGTGCTTTGGCCCGGAATGAGTGAGCCAGCGACTGTTCCACATATCTTTGATCTCGCTGATATACTCCTCATAAGGCGGCATGGATGGTCTAACAACCGGTATGGATTTTAGATTCATAGTTCCTCCTGCTTTGTTGGTTACTTTTAAAATGTCATCAATCTGTCTGCTTTGGGATTCTATTTCAGCGTAGGATTCCTGACGCAGAGTGTTATCTGCAATACAATGATAGAAATGCTCAATCGATCCCAGGAACTGATCGCTCCCGGCAATCTCATAGACTCTCTCTTCCTGCTTCTTCAGCAGTACTGCAGCTGTTAAGTCTGCAGGGGCCGTAAAAATTCTTGGCGCATAAATACGGCCTTTGCTTCCCCATATTTCCAGCTCACATTTATAGGAATTATCCATCCCAAAGGAAACCTGCGCCGTAATCCCATCCGCATTTTCTAAAGTGGCACTTCCAAATACATCGACATTGTGTTCTTTGGCAGAATGCAGTGCAGCCGTCATGATTTGTGCTGTTTTACCTAGAAACAAGGTTGACAATTTAATGGGGTAACCCCCGCAATCCAACAATGATCCTCCGCCTAGTTCTCTGTCATATCTAAAATCAGCAGCTCCCCGGTAAGGAAAGCCAAAAGCAGCTCTTATCTGCCTGATTTCTCCAATCTCTCTATCCTTAATCAGCTGACGAATTTTATTAATCTGCTCATGATAACAAAAGGCATAGTTTTCATGGACTGCCAATCCCTTTTGCTCTGCTATTTTAAGCAGCTTCTTGGTATCGGCCAAGTTCGTTGTGAAAGGTTTTTCCAGCAACACATGCTTCCCATATTCCAGAGCTTTTTTGGCCCATAGATAGTGTAAAGCCGGAGGCAATGGAATATATAT
This Desulfosporosinus orientis DSM 765 DNA region includes the following protein-coding sequences:
- the rfbB gene encoding dTDP-glucose 4,6-dehydratase — protein: MDVKNGLTIIVTGGAGFIGSNFIYLELAEHPDDRIICLDKLTYAGNLLTLEEALENPNFHFSKVDIADRDAVYRVFEEEEPDIVVNFAAESHVDRSIEDPGLFLRANVIGTGVLMDACCQYGIKRYHQVSTDEVYGDLPLDQPDMFFTEETPLHASSPYSASKASADLLVSAYHRTYGLPVSISRCSNNYGPYHFPEKLIPLMISRALGNQPMPVYGNGANIRDWLYVKDHCRAVDLIMRKGREGEVYNIGGHNERSNLEVVKTILHELGKPESLITYVEDRPGHDRRYAINPTKIYDELGWLPEMKFEEGIRRTINWYLEHRKWWEDILSGEYTSYFEKSYRRRLKKRLVG
- the rfbA gene encoding glucose-1-phosphate thymidylyltransferase RfbA is translated as MKGIILAGGSGTRLYPLTMIISKQLLPIYDKPMIFYPLSTLMLAGIKDILLISTKTDLPNFKKLLGDGKQYGIHISYKEQPSPDGIAQAFMLGEDFLEGDSCALILGDNIFYGTRFSDLLGKAVIGAENGVASIFGYYVNDPERFGIIEFDENHKVISIEEKPKEPKSNYCVTGLYFYDNRVVDLAKQLKPSGRGELEITDLNNLYLKADSLNVYLLGRGFSWIDMGTMDSLIEASSFVHMMQKRQNVEISAPEEIAYRMGWINKKQLLQAAGRFGNSSYGQYLNSIAVGEKE
- a CDS encoding response regulator yields the protein MTLVSIDDYPLSRQGLMAILNLEEEFEFIGQASCIDEARDIISRLNPEIIFLDLKLKDECGFDLISDVKNLNPNCKVIILTSSLDPGDFKRASEFGVDGYIIKDAMPEEIVNAVRLVSKGRKYYDPSIMEILMKQEKLNNMEQLTTRELDVLAMLGKGLNNKEIGKGLFITEYTVKKHISQIFGKLGLSCRTQAALYANKHGIVH
- a CDS encoding sensor histidine kinase produces the protein MENIDFQKSLNDPVDIGRKLCEYILNLTEVSSTILWVAPQEGVESYTLLTPENKLLQDTIADELGQIMNNLRNEEEATMVKLVDSWYYIVPVKTALRFYGLIGVFWDQTASVKSKERLLQNVKVLSELSTIIFDKLHTENITVKSIVEMERKRIGEEIHDLISGQLFSAVCAASVLSRLANVNEKEREQLSLISSTVNQALRNLRSIIYSLEFTSNKQWFQKIKRYLDESAKLHGISVTLQMSEEIENIESLQAKTVYRIVCEAASNAIKHGHCENLSIEIINEGSEIRFIITDDGVGFEPNNSSKEHRGLGLCNISRLVHSINASLSIKSYLGQGTQISITIPNNRAKITSENTYEEEAS
- a CDS encoding ABC transporter permease, producing the protein MLPLKIAWRFLLDKKLQTILVIFGIAIGVSVQTFIGLVSQGLEKTLVNKILAYSPHITIYSKSGGFSDWQKEVDRIRRNFPEVNAVSPDANSQAWIKLGKMTIPILMRGFNITDTAGLYNITASIYQGSSPVNDNEILLGKELAERLGVNVGDEVSILTLGRQTVTIKIVGLYDFGVSNINKAWVITNLTTAQNFIGFGDKVTEIELGIHDPFQADVVSDRIKSALAGDELDVSNWKDENQLIVSAIIGQKIVTLVIQFFIILATIISILNILTINIFQKSKQVGILKAMGITDFSASLVFVFQALLLSLGGIVLSLGFLTVFLRGFNRYIVTAQGSPVVSVTVDYRFIALSILIFFVASMSTAIFPALRCIKLNPIEVIKNA
- the rfbB gene encoding dTDP-glucose 4,6-dehydratase; protein product: MKFILVTGGAGFIGSNFIKIMLYKYPNYKIINVDALTYAGNLENLQAISDHYNYSFIKADIRDRQRMEEIFLTYNIDTVVNFAAESHVDRSIEEPEVFLTTNVIGTQVLLDVAKKHWKIRPNDKHCKRYKPGVKFVQVSTDEVYGALGETGRFVETMPLMPNSPYSASKASADLLVRAYHETFGTPVNITRCSNNYGPYQFPEKLIPLMINNCLKEKELPVYGDGRQVRDWLHVSDHCTAIDAVLHKGKDGEVYNIGGNNEKTNIEIVKLIINTLGKSEDLIKHVKDRPGHDRRYAMDNTKITTELGWEPAYTFEQGIKETIDWYLENREWMENINSGDYANYYKRMYPDISDKVAGY
- the rfbA gene encoding glucose-1-phosphate thymidylyltransferase RfbA, translating into MKGIILAGGKGTRLYPMTRAVSKQLLPIYDKPMIYYPLSVLMMAGIREILIISTPEDTPFYEKLFEDGSRLGLKLCYKVQESPRGLADAFILGKEFIAGDRVCLILGDNIFYGQDFVRLLNKASELKQGAYIFGYPVKDPRSFGVVEFDNNRKVISIEEKPSKPKSNYAVPGLYFYDNQVAEIAKNVKPSERGEIEITAVNNAYLEQGELDVILLGRGMAWLDTGTPDGLQKAAEYVEAVQSRQGFYIACLEEIAWRRGFIDEQDLKVIGESLKMTDYGKYILSLLSE
- a CDS encoding DegT/DnrJ/EryC1/StrS family aminotransferase; protein product: MNLKSIPVVRPSMPPYEEYISEIKDMWNSRWLTHSGPKHQALEEKLCEYLEADNISLFANGHLALELAINALGLSGEIITTPFTFASTTQAIVRQGLTPVFCDINEDDYTIDVSKIEALITEKTSAIMPVHVYGNVCDVDTIAALAKKYNLKVIYDAAHAFGVKVKDRAVGNFGDMSMFSFHATKVFHTVEGGGLTFSNSKYSPVLARLRQFGMVGPESVPIVGTNAKMTEIHAAMGLCNLRHINEEIAKRGRAMQRYRELLSGVKGLRLCDPQKDITPNYSYFPVMFNKKEFGMNRDEVAALLEKNDILARKYFYPLTNDFEAYKGMFELQKTPVATRIAENVLTLPLYADLTVEDVDRICRIILQ